Proteins encoded by one window of Rhodamnia argentea isolate NSW1041297 chromosome 6, ASM2092103v1, whole genome shotgun sequence:
- the LOC115726047 gene encoding senescence-specific cysteine protease SAG39-like, whose amino-acid sequence MASALVGKLVLVMVAILGLWASQAWSRELQEATMRERHEQWMVRHGRVYADAAEKERHFSIFKDNVEYVESSNKDGSKPYQLALNAFADLTSEEFKASRTGYKRSSSLRPASAKPFRYESVTAVPASMDWRKKGAVTPVKDQGQCGCCWAFSAVAAMEGITQLTTGKLISLSEQELVDCDTSGEDQGCGGGLMDDAFEFIISNHGLTTEANYPYQAVDNTCNARKAASSAAKITGYEDVPSNSESALLKAVAQQPISVAIDAGESDFQFYSSGVFTGECGTSLDHGVTAVGYGTSEDGTKYWLVKNSWGTGWGEEGYIRMKRDIGAAEGLCGIAMEASYPTA is encoded by the exons ATGGCTTCCGCACTCGTTGGCAAACTTGTTCTTGTGATGGTGGCCATCCTAGGACTCTGGGCCTCCCAGGCATGGTCGCGGGAGCTCCAGGAAGCGACCATGCGAGAGAGGCACGAGCAGTGGATGGTTCGCCACGGGCGGGTGTATGCAGACGCCGCCGAGAAGGAGCGGCACTTCTCGATCTTCAAGGACAACGTTGAGTACGTCGAGTCCTCCAACAAGGATGGGAGCAAACCGTACCAGCTAGCTCTCAATGCGTTCGCTGACCTAACGAGCGAGGAGTTCAAGGCCTCGAGGACCGGGTACAAGCGCTCGTCCTCCCTAAGGCCGGCAAGTGCTAAACCGTTCCGATACGAGAGTGTGACAGCTGTTCCAGCAAGCATGGACTGGAGAAAGAAAGGAGCCGTCACGCCTGTTAAGGACCAAGGCCAATGCG GATGTTGCTGGGCTTTCTCCGCTGTGGCGGCCATGGAAGGGATTACCCAACTCACGACCGGGAAACTGATCTCCTTGTCCGAGCAAGAGCTAGTGGATTGCGACACAAGCGGCGAAGATCAGGGTTGTGGGGGCGGCCTCATGGACGACGCTTTCGAGTTCATCATCAGCAACCACGGCCTCACGACCGAGGCCAATTACCCTTACCAAGCTGTCGACAACACCTGCAATGCCCGGAAAGCAGCCTCGAGCGCCGCGAAAATCACCGGATACGAAGACGTGCCTTCCAACAGCGAGTCCGCTCTTCTGAAGGCAGTAGCACAACAGCCCATCTCCGTGGCCATCGATGCGGGCGAATCGGATTTCCAATTCTACTCCAGCGGTGTTTTCACCGGGGAATGTGGGACCAGTTTGGACCATGGGGTCACCGCGGTTGGGTACGGGACGAGCGAGGACGGAACCAAGTACTGGTTGGTCAAAAACTCGTGGGGCACCGGATGGGGCGAGGAGGGATACATCAGGATGAAGAGGGACATTGGTGCTGCGGAAGGTCTTTGCGGCATTGCCATGGAGGCTTCATATCCAACTGCATAA